From one Bos indicus x Bos taurus breed Angus x Brahman F1 hybrid chromosome 7, Bos_hybrid_MaternalHap_v2.0, whole genome shotgun sequence genomic stretch:
- the FBXL12 gene encoding F-box/LRR-repeat protein 12 isoform X3, protein MRPKVMWHLLRRYMASRLHSLRMGGYLFSGSQAPQLSPALMRALGQKCPNLKRLCLHVANLSMVPITSLPCTLRTLELHSCEISMAWLHKEQDPTVLPLLECIVLDRVPAFRDEHLQGLTRFRALRSLVLGGTYRVTETGLDMGLQELNYLQRLEVLGCTLSADSTLLAISRHLRDVRKIRLTVRGLSAPGLSVLEGMPALESLCLLGPLVTPEMPSPQEILASCLTMPKLRVLELQGLGWEGQEAERILSKGLPHCMVIVRALPKESMDWWM, encoded by the coding sequence ATGCGGCCCAAAGTCATGTGGCACCTCCTCCGCCGGTACATGGCATCCAGGCTCCATTCCCTACGGATGGGCGGCTACCTGTTCTCAGGCTCCCAGGCTCCCCAGCTGTCCCCTGCCCTGATGAGGGCCCTGGGTCAGAAGTGCCCCAACCTCAAGCGCCTCTGCCTGCATGTGGCCAACCTGAGCATGGTGCCCATCACCAGCCTGCCCTGCACCCTGAGGACCCTGGAGCTGCACAGCTGTGAGATCTCTATGGCCTGGCTCCATAAAGAGCAGGACCCCACGGTGCTGCCCCTGCTCGAGTGCATTGTGCTGGACCGCGTCCCCGCCTTCCGCGACGAGCACCTGCAGGGCCTCACACGTTTCCGCGCCCTGCGCTCGCTGGTGCTGGGTGGCACCTACCGAGTGACTGAGACGGGGCTGGATATGGGCCTGCAGGAGCTGAACTACCTGCAGAGGCTGGAGGTGCTGGGCTGTACCCTCTCGGCCGACAGCACCCTCCTGGCCATCAGCCGCCACCTCCGAGATGTGCGGAAGATCCGGCTGACCGTTCGGGGCCTCTCGGCCCCTGGCCTGTCTGTCCTGGAGGGCATGCCAGCCCTGGAGAGTCTGTGCCTGCTGGGGCCACTTGTCACCCCGGAAATGCCTTCCCCACAGGAGATCCTCGCCTCCTGCCTCACCATGCCCAAGCTCAGGGTCCTTGAGctgcaggggctgggctgggagggtcAGGAGGCAGAGAGGATCCTGTCTAAGGGGCTACCGCACTGTATGGTCATTGTCAGGGCCTTGCCCAAAGAGTCCATGGACTGGTGGATGTGa